A window of Paenibacillus sp. 19GGS1-52 contains these coding sequences:
- a CDS encoding peptidyl-prolyl cis-trans isomerase: protein MMTRQERALRNAVITLAVATLILGGFLFWSLRAMAILKGDTTDAESSDIATAGGQPVTDQQWVDELKKKHGDEVLLGMLNHIVVNKEAEALKIIVTDNEVQQELKRTMEGYGSEEQYYEQMQSELGLSRQEVLEETVYRLTLQAIATVGITISEADIDDYLKQNADRFRPKKEMQLSMIKVSTYEEAQKVMDRLEQGEDFAALAKEVSIDEESRPRGGSLGTVEEDDPFWPEEMLKTAAGLDVGDIAGPLQTGDNFAVIRLENINAPKVPDQKEIRALVRQELALGQAAPLQQVESDLRAKYDTSIYIDNGLQD from the coding sequence ATGATGACAAGACAGGAACGCGCGCTGCGCAATGCCGTTATTACACTTGCGGTTGCAACACTAATACTTGGGGGTTTTTTATTCTGGAGCCTTCGTGCCATGGCTATTCTTAAGGGAGATACAACAGATGCAGAATCCTCGGATATCGCCACTGCGGGAGGACAGCCGGTTACTGATCAGCAATGGGTTGATGAGCTGAAAAAAAAGCATGGCGATGAAGTACTGCTGGGCATGCTTAACCATATCGTAGTCAATAAGGAAGCCGAGGCGCTGAAAATTATCGTTACGGATAACGAGGTACAGCAGGAGCTGAAGCGCACCATGGAAGGGTATGGTTCAGAAGAGCAGTATTATGAGCAAATGCAGTCTGAGCTTGGACTGTCCCGTCAGGAAGTACTTGAGGAGACTGTGTATCGTTTGACGCTTCAGGCTATAGCTACAGTCGGGATCACGATTAGTGAGGCGGATATTGACGATTATTTAAAGCAGAATGCAGATCGCTTCCGTCCAAAAAAAGAAATGCAGCTCTCTATGATTAAGGTTTCCACTTATGAAGAGGCACAGAAGGTCATGGACCGGCTGGAGCAGGGTGAGGATTTTGCTGCTCTGGCTAAAGAAGTCTCTATCGATGAAGAAAGTCGCCCACGTGGGGGCAGCCTGGGAACCGTGGAGGAAGATGATCCATTTTGGCCGGAAGAGATGCTTAAGACAGCTGCTGGTTTAGATGTGGGGGATATAGCAGGTCCTCTGCAGACTGGAGATAACTTTGCTGTCATCCGTCTGGAGAATATAAATGCTCCTAAAGTGCCGGATCAGAAGGAAATTCGGGCGTTGGTACGTCAAGAGCTGGCTCTGGGTCAAGCGGCTCCTCTACAACAAGTAGAAAGCGATTTGCGCGCTAAATATGATACATCAATATATATTGACAACGGCCTTCAAGATTGA
- the hslO gene encoding Hsp33 family molecular chaperone HslO, giving the protein MEKKKDRLIRGTALKGKVRAFVVRTTELVDELRRRHDTYPTATAALGRTVTAAAMMGAMLKGQEKLNIIVKGDGPIGQIVAESNALGEVRGYVHHPHVHLPSNSLGKLDVAGAVGTDGFIDVIKDLGMKEPYRGSVPIISGEIGDDLTYYFAVSEQTPAAVGLGVLVDTDNSVIVAGGFIVQLLPELTDAEITEIEKAIAAMPSVTALLDQGLELEEMLRLLLPDAVVLEELDINFACQCSHERVEQTLISLGQVELERLIEEDEEVEVVCHFCNEAYVFNKDELQVILEQAKS; this is encoded by the coding sequence ATGGAGAAAAAGAAGGATCGGCTAATTCGCGGAACTGCGCTGAAGGGTAAAGTTAGAGCCTTTGTTGTTCGCACAACAGAACTGGTCGATGAATTACGGCGCCGGCATGATACGTATCCCACGGCGACGGCCGCTCTGGGACGTACAGTTACTGCTGCGGCCATGATGGGGGCAATGCTCAAGGGCCAGGAGAAGCTGAACATTATAGTCAAGGGCGATGGACCAATCGGACAAATTGTTGCGGAGTCCAACGCTTTAGGAGAAGTAAGGGGTTACGTACATCATCCCCATGTTCATTTACCGAGCAACAGTTTGGGCAAGCTGGATGTCGCCGGCGCAGTGGGCACGGATGGTTTCATTGATGTCATTAAGGATTTAGGGATGAAGGAGCCATACCGCGGTAGTGTGCCGATTATATCCGGTGAAATTGGGGATGATCTTACTTATTATTTTGCTGTTTCCGAGCAGACACCGGCCGCAGTAGGGCTCGGAGTGTTAGTGGACACGGATAATTCTGTGATTGTCGCCGGAGGATTTATCGTTCAGCTTCTTCCGGAACTTACGGATGCTGAAATTACGGAGATTGAAAAGGCTATAGCGGCCATGCCTTCGGTCACCGCCTTATTGGATCAGGGGCTAGAGCTGGAGGAAATGTTGCGGTTGCTTTTGCCGGATGCGGTTGTATTAGAAGAACTGGATATTAATTTTGCTTGTCAATGTTCACACGAACGAGTAGAGCAAACACTGATCAGTTTGGGCCAGGTTGAGCTGGAGCGATTGATTGAAGAAGATGAAGAGGTCGAGGTTGTATGCCATTTTTGCAACGAGGCTTATGTATTCAATAAGGACGAATTACAGGTTATCCTGGAACAAGCGAAATCGTAG
- a CDS encoding type III pantothenate kinase, whose translation MMLAIDIGNTNIVLGVYRKRELLHHFRLSTARQSTVDEYGVLIHNLFHMADLSFKDVEGVIISSVVPPLVQTIVDMCVKYIGREPLLVGPGIKTGLNLRYENPREVGADRIVNAVAAIEQYKCPLVVVDFGTATTFDCIDAGANYLGGAIVPGLGISTEALYQRASKLPRIELEKPKKVIGRNTVHAMQAGIIFGYAGQVEGIVRRIKIEMNAPVLKVIATGGLAPLIAGETDCIDEVNPLLTLEGLRIIYDRNK comes from the coding sequence ATGATGCTTGCCATCGATATCGGCAATACTAATATCGTTCTTGGTGTATATAGAAAGCGTGAGCTGCTGCACCACTTCCGTCTTAGCACGGCTCGTCAATCTACCGTGGATGAGTACGGTGTATTGATTCATAATCTGTTTCATATGGCGGATTTATCTTTTAAGGATGTGGAAGGGGTAATTATTTCCTCTGTAGTTCCGCCGCTAGTCCAAACCATCGTTGATATGTGTGTGAAATATATTGGCAGAGAGCCATTGCTGGTGGGGCCTGGGATCAAAACCGGGCTTAATCTGCGCTATGAGAACCCGCGTGAAGTAGGTGCAGACCGCATTGTTAACGCTGTTGCTGCTATTGAGCAATATAAATGTCCGCTTGTTGTTGTTGATTTTGGTACCGCAACGACCTTCGATTGTATTGATGCAGGTGCTAATTACCTTGGCGGGGCTATTGTTCCCGGATTGGGGATTTCTACAGAAGCGTTGTATCAACGGGCTTCGAAGCTGCCGCGGATTGAATTAGAGAAGCCCAAGAAAGTTATTGGCCGCAACACGGTACATGCGATGCAAGCAGGTATTATTTTTGGCTATGCCGGTCAAGTTGAGGGTATTGTAAGGCGTATTAAGATCGAAATGAACGCGCCTGTGCTAAAAGTAATCGCCACGGGCGGCCTTGCTCCGCTAATTGCGGGTGAGACGGATTGTATCGACGAAGTGAATCCGCTGCTTACCCTGGAAGGCCTACGCATTATTTATGACCGTAACAAATAA
- the nadC gene encoding carboxylating nicotinate-nucleotide diphosphorylase, whose product MMFNGYNEELVQSIKGWLSEDVGSGDVTTRTTIAVGHESKGIIHAKEDGVICGIPVAELVFEIVDSSLNFSVLVEEGQTVTKGTVIAEVEGSTHAILTGERLALNLMQRLSGVATRTASFVQALDGLPTRLVDTRKTTPGHRMLEKYAVRIGGGANHRFGLYDAVMIKDNHIKGAGGIRQAVGRARANIPHTMTIEVETESLEQVEEALAAGADIIMLDNMSTDMMKKAVGIIKSKAPHIKTEASGNVTLESVRGIAESGVDVISVGRLTYSFSSLDISLDLNAKKEGPLS is encoded by the coding sequence ATGATGTTTAATGGATATAACGAAGAGCTGGTACAATCCATCAAAGGTTGGTTGAGTGAGGATGTAGGTTCCGGGGATGTAACGACCCGTACAACGATAGCAGTAGGTCATGAATCTAAAGGTATTATACATGCCAAAGAGGACGGTGTAATCTGCGGTATTCCTGTAGCGGAGTTGGTTTTTGAGATTGTTGATTCCTCATTGAACTTTTCGGTCCTTGTAGAGGAAGGTCAGACTGTAACGAAAGGGACTGTAATCGCGGAGGTAGAGGGCAGCACTCACGCGATCCTGACTGGCGAACGGCTTGCACTTAACCTGATGCAGCGTCTTTCCGGTGTGGCGACACGGACGGCTTCATTCGTGCAGGCTCTGGATGGACTGCCGACACGTCTTGTAGATACTCGTAAGACTACGCCAGGCCATCGGATGCTGGAGAAATATGCTGTCCGGATCGGCGGCGGTGCAAATCACCGCTTCGGTTTGTATGATGCAGTGATGATTAAAGACAATCATATCAAAGGGGCCGGTGGTATTCGTCAGGCAGTAGGACGTGCCCGGGCCAATATTCCACATACGATGACTATTGAAGTGGAGACGGAAAGCTTGGAACAAGTTGAAGAGGCCTTAGCAGCAGGAGCCGATATTATCATGCTTGATAATATGTCCACGGATATGATGAAAAAGGCAGTCGGTATCATCAAGTCCAAGGCACCGCATATCAAGACAGAAGCTTCGGGTAATGTCACTTTGGAGAGCGTGCGTGGAATAGCTGAATCGGGTGTCGATGTTATTTCTGTGGGCCGTCTTACTTACTCCTTCTCCAGTCTGGATATCAGTCTGGACCTGAACGCCAAGAAGGAGGGTCCTCTCTCATGA
- the nadB gene encoding L-aspartate oxidase, whose protein sequence is MIPQYLIDFDLRDIPTVKTDCIVIGSGIAGLFTAIKASEDRRVIMITKKSLMESNTRYAQGGIAAVIAEDDSPAYHRQDTLMAGAGLCSSAAVDALVNEGPEGVHELIRLGTLFDKEDGVLALTQEAAHSHRRILHANGDATGYEIVRALVEQVAEHKNIEVWDDHYVIDLITENGECVGALLQRPGGGRLFLQGDATILCSGGAGQLYRYTTNPEVATGDGVAIAYRAGAHIRDMEFIQFHPTALSYPGAPRFLISEAVRGEGAVLRNIKGEQFMDRYHELLELAPRDIVARAIVSEMELTKSTFVYLDITHESAEMVKHRFPTIYETCMSYGLDITSDWIPVAPAAHYMMGGIKTDLNGESTISRLFACGEVSSTGLHGANRLASNSLSEALVFGRRIIERIHELPPLGRDVVSGGSHEGRVETPTQAIVERRLKLQKVMVRYAGLRRNEEMLSKGLEELKRQLPIFGSVLSKREEYEFANMLTCCLLVTESALAREESRGAHYREDYPTRNDAQWQKHLLQIRELGIVEELSDDV, encoded by the coding sequence ATGATTCCACAATATTTGATTGATTTCGACCTCCGAGATATTCCAACCGTAAAGACAGATTGTATTGTCATCGGTTCAGGTATCGCCGGATTGTTTACAGCTATCAAAGCCAGTGAAGATCGGCGTGTTATTATGATAACCAAAAAATCGCTGATGGAGAGCAATACCCGTTACGCACAAGGTGGGATTGCCGCTGTTATTGCTGAGGATGATTCCCCGGCGTACCATCGACAGGACACACTGATGGCAGGAGCAGGCCTATGTTCGTCGGCTGCTGTTGATGCATTGGTTAACGAAGGTCCGGAGGGTGTACATGAGCTAATTCGGTTGGGAACGTTGTTCGACAAGGAAGACGGTGTGCTTGCGTTAACTCAGGAAGCAGCGCACAGTCACCGTCGTATTTTGCATGCTAACGGAGATGCTACCGGATATGAGATTGTGCGAGCGTTGGTAGAGCAGGTGGCGGAGCATAAGAATATTGAAGTGTGGGACGATCATTATGTGATTGATCTTATTACGGAGAACGGCGAATGTGTAGGTGCCTTGCTGCAACGGCCAGGCGGCGGACGCTTATTTCTTCAGGGGGATGCAACCATATTATGCTCCGGAGGAGCAGGACAGCTGTATCGCTATACCACGAATCCCGAAGTAGCGACCGGAGATGGTGTGGCTATCGCTTACCGGGCTGGAGCGCATATTCGGGATATGGAATTTATTCAGTTTCATCCGACAGCGTTAAGCTATCCTGGGGCACCTCGTTTTTTGATTTCGGAAGCTGTTCGTGGTGAAGGTGCAGTGCTGCGCAATATTAAAGGAGAGCAGTTTATGGATCGTTACCACGAGCTGCTTGAACTTGCGCCGCGTGATATCGTGGCCCGGGCGATTGTGAGTGAGATGGAGCTTACGAAGTCAACTTTTGTATATCTGGATATTACACATGAATCAGCAGAGATGGTGAAGCACCGTTTCCCAACGATTTATGAGACCTGTATGAGTTATGGACTGGATATTACGAGTGATTGGATCCCGGTGGCTCCTGCTGCGCATTATATGATGGGGGGCATTAAGACCGATCTAAATGGGGAAAGCACGATCTCCCGTCTATTTGCTTGCGGTGAAGTATCCTCTACTGGGCTGCATGGAGCAAATCGTTTGGCGAGTAATTCCCTGTCTGAGGCGCTAGTATTTGGGAGACGGATTATTGAACGGATTCATGAGCTTCCGCCGCTGGGGCGCGACGTGGTCTCTGGTGGTAGCCATGAGGGCCGTGTTGAGACGCCAACACAAGCAATTGTGGAACGACGTTTGAAGCTGCAGAAGGTAATGGTTCGTTATGCTGGACTGCGGCGCAACGAAGAGATGCTGTCCAAGGGATTAGAGGAATTGAAACGGCAACTGCCGATTTTCGGATCCGTTTTGTCGAAGCGTGAGGAATACGAGTTCGCCAATATGCTGACTTGCTGTCTGTTGGTAACGGAGTCGGCACTGGCACGGGAGGAGAGCCGTGGGGCGCATTATCGTGAGGATTATCCAACGCGAAATGATGCACAGTGGCAGAAACACCTGCTCCAGATTCGCGAACTAGGAATAGTGGAGGAATTAAGTGATGATGTTTAA
- the nadA gene encoding quinolinate synthase NadA, translating into MEALALERKQEQNRELRVRLEELKKERNAIILAHYYQRDEIQEVADFRGDSFLLAQKAAETDADVIVFCGVHFMGESAKILAPNKIVLIPDERAGCPMADMVNVDGLRKLKAQHPNAKVVTYINSSAEIKAETDICCTSANAVRVIESLDAEEIIWVPDKNLGQYVQDQTGKKMIIWEGYCNTHDMLTVKDVVEMRAKYPEAEFVVHPECRPEVVAMGDFVGSTTAILEYCRKSDRRQFIVGTEDGTGYQLRLDSPDKEFHFATKFLVCPNMKVNNLKKLVKCLETMKPQIYVPPAVADKARTSLERMLQVR; encoded by the coding sequence GTGGAAGCTCTGGCGCTGGAGCGCAAGCAGGAACAGAATCGTGAACTTCGTGTACGTCTCGAAGAGCTTAAAAAAGAACGGAACGCAATCATCTTGGCTCATTATTATCAACGTGATGAAATTCAGGAGGTCGCAGACTTCCGGGGAGACTCTTTTTTACTGGCTCAGAAGGCAGCAGAGACCGATGCTGATGTTATAGTATTCTGTGGTGTTCATTTTATGGGAGAAAGCGCCAAAATATTAGCACCCAACAAAATCGTACTCATTCCTGATGAACGTGCCGGCTGCCCAATGGCCGATATGGTTAATGTAGATGGTTTGCGCAAGCTCAAAGCCCAACATCCCAATGCTAAAGTTGTTACCTATATCAACTCATCTGCGGAAATTAAAGCAGAGACCGACATATGTTGTACCTCTGCCAATGCCGTGAGAGTGATAGAATCGTTGGATGCTGAAGAAATCATCTGGGTACCCGATAAAAACCTAGGCCAATACGTTCAGGATCAGACCGGCAAGAAAATGATCATCTGGGAAGGCTACTGCAATACTCATGACATGCTTACGGTTAAAGATGTTGTAGAAATGAGAGCTAAATACCCAGAGGCTGAATTTGTTGTTCATCCGGAGTGTCGTCCTGAGGTGGTTGCAATGGGTGATTTTGTAGGCAGCACCACAGCGATTCTTGAATATTGCCGGAAATCCGATCGTCGCCAGTTTATTGTCGGAACAGAGGACGGTACCGGATATCAGCTACGTTTGGATAGTCCAGACAAGGAATTTCATTTTGCTACGAAGTTTCTCGTGTGCCCTAATATGAAAGTTAATAATTTAAAAAAACTGGTGAAATGCCTGGAGACAATGAAGCCGCAGATTTACGTTCCGCCCGCTGTCGCCGACAAAGCCAGAACCTCCCTAGAGCGCATGCTACAAGTCCGGTAG
- the ftsH gene encoding ATP-dependent zinc metalloprotease FtsH, whose amino-acid sequence MNRFIRNSGFYLILFLVVVGIVQFVSNGNEAADFPRYDELRQELKKDNVKTLTVQFEGNAFAVTGEYKELPTDAKSKSFSTYVPPTDAALNELVAASDANGVEFTQKKMQGDSIWLTFLSSIIPLVIMFILFFFLFNQAQGGGGKVMNFGKSKARLYNEEKKKISFEDVAGADEEKQELVEVVEFLKDPRKFAAVGARIPKGVLLVGPPGTGKTLLARAVAGEAGVPFFSISGSDFVEMFVGVGASRVRDLFENAKKNAPCIIFIDEIDAVGRQRGAGLGGGHDEREQTLNQLLVEMDGFGGNEGIIIVAATNRADILDPALLRPGRFDRQITVDRPDVKGREAVLQVHSRNKPLTKDVRLDVVAKRTTGFTGADLENLLNEAALLAARRNRKDISMREVDEAIDRVIVGTEKRSRVISDREKRIVAYHEAGHTIAGYFLEHADMVHKVTIIPRGRAGGYVIMLPKEDRMIVTKQELLDKVTGLLGGRVAEELFIGEIGTGAYSDFQQATRIVRAMIMEYGMSEKLGPMQFGTSQGQVFLGRDIGHEQNYSDSIAYEIDQEMQNFISASYERCKELLTKHSKEMHLIANTLLEKETLELDQISQLIEQGYLNEDGKPEEGENVTHEAGEPIIDSIGDVRVRIQGKSDDTQSSLGDLSKGIPNKPDSEPEKGPDDGNKDGGGSLV is encoded by the coding sequence ATGAATCGGTTCATCCGGAATTCCGGTTTTTATTTGATTTTATTTTTAGTCGTGGTGGGCATTGTCCAGTTTGTAAGTAATGGTAATGAAGCCGCCGATTTCCCTAGATACGACGAGTTGCGGCAGGAGCTTAAGAAGGACAATGTGAAGACTTTGACAGTTCAGTTTGAAGGTAACGCTTTTGCGGTTACAGGCGAATATAAAGAATTGCCGACTGATGCTAAATCGAAAAGCTTCTCCACATATGTTCCTCCTACAGATGCTGCCCTTAATGAGCTGGTTGCGGCCAGTGATGCTAACGGCGTGGAGTTTACACAGAAGAAGATGCAAGGGGACAGTATTTGGCTGACGTTCCTTTCATCCATCATTCCGCTGGTTATTATGTTCATCCTGTTTTTCTTCCTGTTCAATCAGGCGCAGGGTGGCGGCGGTAAAGTTATGAATTTCGGCAAGAGTAAGGCTCGGTTATACAATGAAGAGAAGAAGAAAATTAGCTTTGAGGATGTTGCAGGAGCAGACGAAGAGAAGCAAGAGCTTGTCGAAGTCGTAGAATTCCTGAAAGATCCGCGTAAATTCGCTGCTGTAGGTGCTCGTATACCTAAGGGCGTATTGCTTGTAGGCCCTCCAGGTACCGGTAAAACTTTGCTGGCTCGTGCGGTCGCAGGTGAGGCTGGCGTTCCTTTCTTCAGTATATCTGGTTCCGATTTTGTAGAAATGTTCGTCGGTGTCGGTGCTTCACGTGTACGTGACTTGTTCGAGAATGCCAAGAAGAATGCCCCTTGTATCATTTTTATTGATGAGATTGATGCAGTCGGTCGTCAACGTGGTGCCGGACTTGGTGGCGGACATGATGAACGCGAGCAGACACTGAACCAATTGCTTGTTGAGATGGACGGCTTCGGTGGCAACGAGGGTATTATTATTGTGGCTGCTACCAACCGTGCTGATATTCTTGACCCCGCCTTGCTTCGTCCGGGACGTTTTGACCGTCAGATTACGGTTGACCGCCCTGATGTTAAAGGCCGTGAAGCCGTACTGCAAGTCCATTCCCGTAATAAACCGTTGACTAAAGATGTACGTCTTGACGTTGTCGCCAAGCGTACGACTGGCTTCACGGGTGCGGATTTGGAGAATTTACTTAACGAAGCGGCTTTGCTTGCTGCACGCCGTAACCGCAAGGACATTTCGATGAGAGAAGTGGACGAAGCGATTGACCGTGTTATCGTAGGTACTGAGAAACGCAGCCGTGTTATCAGTGACCGTGAGAAACGCATCGTGGCCTACCATGAAGCAGGCCATACTATCGCGGGTTATTTCTTGGAACATGCTGATATGGTGCATAAAGTAACAATCATCCCACGTGGACGCGCTGGTGGATATGTCATTATGCTTCCTAAGGAAGACCGGATGATTGTTACCAAGCAAGAGTTGCTTGATAAGGTTACCGGATTGCTTGGTGGACGTGTTGCTGAGGAATTATTCATTGGCGAAATCGGCACAGGAGCTTATAGTGACTTCCAGCAGGCTACGCGTATCGTGCGTGCCATGATTATGGAATATGGAATGAGTGAGAAGCTTGGACCTATGCAGTTCGGCACATCCCAGGGTCAGGTATTCCTTGGCCGCGATATTGGGCATGAGCAGAACTATAGTGACTCCATAGCGTATGAGATTGATCAGGAAATGCAGAACTTCATTAGTGCAAGCTATGAACGTTGTAAAGAGCTGCTGACCAAACACTCCAAAGAAATGCATTTGATCGCGAATACTCTGCTTGAGAAGGAAACGCTGGAACTTGATCAGATTTCACAGTTGATTGAACAAGGCTACCTGAACGAGGATGGTAAACCAGAGGAAGGCGAGAACGTTACTCATGAAGCCGGAGAACCTATAATTGATTCTATCGGTGATGTACGTGTTCGTATTCAAGGCAAATCTGATGATACCCAGTCCTCATTGGGAGATTTGTCCAAAGGAATTCCGAACAAACCGGATTCAGAGCCTGAAAAGGGTCCAGATGATGGAAATAAAGACGGAGGCGGAAGCCTTGTCTAA
- the hpt gene encoding hypoxanthine phosphoribosyltransferase, translating into MQNDIQEILISEEEIQQRVRELGAQLSAEYAGRTPLVICVLKGAFIFMADLVKVITVPVEMDFMAVSSYGASTKSSGIVKIIKDLDVPVEGRDVLIVEDIIDSGLTLSYLIELLQGRNAASICVVTLFDKPAGRTVNLEASYTGFVLPDEFVVGYGLDYAELYRNLPYVGVLKPEIYSN; encoded by the coding sequence TTGCAGAACGATATTCAGGAAATTTTGATCAGCGAAGAAGAAATACAGCAAAGAGTTAGAGAGCTTGGTGCACAGCTTAGCGCTGAATATGCAGGCCGTACCCCTTTAGTGATTTGTGTACTAAAAGGTGCGTTTATATTTATGGCAGATTTGGTTAAAGTCATTACAGTACCTGTGGAGATGGATTTCATGGCGGTATCCAGCTATGGAGCATCCACTAAGTCCTCCGGTATTGTCAAAATCATTAAAGATTTGGATGTGCCAGTAGAAGGACGTGATGTCTTGATCGTTGAAGACATCATCGACAGCGGTCTTACGCTCAGCTATTTAATTGAGCTGCTTCAGGGTCGCAATGCCGCCTCTATTTGTGTGGTTACCCTGTTTGATAAGCCGGCAGGCCGTACGGTTAATCTCGAAGCCAGCTACACGGGTTTTGTATTGCCCGACGAATTCGTAGTTGGCTATGGATTGGATTATGCCGAGCTTTATCGGAACCTCCCTTACGTAGGAGTGCTGAAGCCTGAGATTTATTCCAATTGA
- the tilS gene encoding tRNA lysidine(34) synthetase TilS produces the protein MEQMNGLMESVQESAAEHELWSPHDTIVVAVSGGPDSVALLRVLHDISLNRMPLTLICAHVNHGFRPESPDEAEFVRSIAEELGLVFELGVFDIPAYIKESGLGPEGAAREKRYQFLIETAHRYGARSVALAHHADDQVETVLMRMLRGSGLSGLAGIRWKRTEKKVELIRPFLRINKTALVDFCEKQGYAYVVDASNLLTKYKRNAVRLEILPFLEGYNGRVRQSLLQLAEIAGAEDDFMEVTTAKCFEELVSKVHGKYTFDRASFAAIPSALQRRLIKLILNYLSADSSVADFPKIEAVRRGTLQDYPTTWSLDLGVGLTCVRQYDTILFSSKPSQRQASYTYRLSLPHPQLRLDEIGKVMTMAVLERESFFVKGEDSGKMSAWFDSDELVFPLTIRSRLPGDTIKVMGLNGSKKVKDIYIDDKIPSSERSVIPLVCDGLGNIVWIPGVRRSMHAAVGRHTTSVLLLSLQELDGSVSQP, from the coding sequence ATGGAGCAAATGAATGGACTGATGGAGTCTGTACAGGAGTCAGCAGCCGAGCATGAGCTGTGGTCACCTCATGACACCATTGTAGTCGCAGTTTCCGGAGGTCCGGATTCTGTGGCTCTTTTGCGTGTTTTGCATGACATATCTTTGAATCGGATGCCGTTAACCCTGATATGTGCCCATGTGAACCACGGGTTTAGACCCGAGTCGCCGGACGAGGCGGAGTTCGTACGCAGTATAGCTGAGGAACTGGGACTGGTCTTTGAGCTGGGAGTATTCGATATCCCCGCGTATATCAAGGAGAGTGGCCTTGGACCGGAGGGGGCGGCCCGGGAGAAGCGTTATCAGTTTCTGATTGAAACAGCACATCGTTATGGAGCCCGCTCCGTTGCTCTGGCACACCATGCCGATGATCAGGTGGAGACAGTGCTCATGCGCATGCTGCGCGGTAGCGGGCTTTCGGGACTGGCCGGAATACGCTGGAAAAGAACTGAAAAAAAGGTGGAACTCATTCGTCCCTTCCTGCGTATTAACAAAACAGCTCTTGTCGATTTTTGCGAGAAGCAGGGTTATGCTTATGTTGTAGATGCCAGCAATCTGCTGACTAAGTACAAGCGAAATGCGGTTCGATTGGAGATTCTTCCTTTTCTGGAAGGGTATAATGGCCGAGTCAGACAGTCGCTCTTGCAGCTTGCAGAGATTGCCGGTGCGGAAGATGATTTTATGGAAGTTACCACGGCAAAATGCTTTGAAGAGCTAGTTTCGAAGGTGCATGGTAAATATACCTTTGACAGGGCTTCATTTGCCGCCATACCCTCCGCTTTACAACGGCGTTTGATTAAACTAATATTAAATTATCTGTCAGCGGATTCATCCGTTGCCGATTTCCCCAAAATAGAAGCCGTGCGTCGGGGAACGCTGCAGGACTACCCCACAACGTGGAGTCTGGATTTAGGTGTAGGTCTGACTTGTGTGCGGCAATATGATACAATCTTGTTCTCGTCCAAGCCCTCACAGCGGCAGGCAAGCTATACATATCGGTTATCTTTACCTCATCCCCAGCTGAGGCTGGACGAAATAGGGAAAGTAATGACGATGGCGGTGCTGGAGAGAGAAAGCTTTTTCGTAAAGGGGGAGGACTCCGGGAAGATGTCGGCATGGTTTGACAGTGATGAACTGGTCTTCCCACTGACAATTCGTTCCCGATTGCCTGGAGATACCATAAAGGTTATGGGATTAAACGGAAGCAAAAAGGTAAAAGATATTTATATTGATGACAAAATACCTTCTTCCGAACGCTCTGTGATTCCCCTCGTTTGTGATGGTTTAGGCAATATCGTCTGGATTCCGGGTGTTAGACGCTCGATGCATGCCGCAGTAGGGCGGCACACGACCTCGGTGCTTCTGCTGTCTCTCCAAGAACTGGATGGGAGCGTAAGCCAACCGTAA